CATGGCGGCCACGCCGGTGGACATCTTCATCCACGACACCTACTTCATCGTGGCCCACATCCATTACGTGGTCTTCGGCGGCTCGATCTTCGGCGCCTTCGCGGCCATCTATTACTGGTTCCCGAAGCTGTTCGGCCGCACGATGAACGAGACGCTGGGGAAGATCCACTTCTTCCCGACCTTCCTCTTCTTCAACGGGACGTTCTTCCCCATGCACATCCTGGGCGTGGGCGGGATGATGCGGCGGATCTATAACCCAACGCAGTACGAGTTCCTCCAGCCCCTCCAGCACTGGAACGTGTTCATCACCGTCAGCGCGATCCTCCTCGGCGTCGCGCAGATCGTCTTCGCCGTGAATTTCCTCTGGAGCCTGTTCAAGGGCAAGAAGGCGGAGAGCAACCCCTGGAAGGCCAA
This genomic window from Candidatus Methylomirabilis sp. contains:
- a CDS encoding cbb3-type cytochrome c oxidase subunit I, giving the protein MAATPVDIFIHDTYFIVAHIHYVVFGGSIFGAFAAIYYWFPKLFGRTMNETLGKIHFFPTFLFFNGTFFPMHILGVGGMMRRIYNPTQYEFLQPLQHWNVFITVSAILLGVAQIVFAVNFLWSLFKGKKAESNPWKANTLEWTAPSPPPHGNWGEVLPVVHRGPYEYSSPEVPEDWLPQDRRLAGAPGGARGH